One Lysinibacillus fusiformis genomic window carries:
- a CDS encoding DUF896 domain-containing protein yields MLSKEKINRINELSAKAKTGNLTEEEAKERTALRKEYLDTFRASMRDTIENVKIVDAEGNDVTPEKVKQAQKNKFLN; encoded by the coding sequence ATGTTATCAAAAGAAAAAATTAATCGAATTAATGAATTATCAGCAAAAGCTAAAACAGGTAATCTTACTGAAGAGGAAGCAAAAGAACGTACAGCTCTGCGTAAAGAGTACCTGGATACGTTTCGAGCATCGATGCGCGATACAATTGAAAACGTGAAAATTGTAGATGCAGAGGGCAACGATGTAACGCCAGAGAAGGTAAAACAAGCGCAAAAAAATAAATTTTTAAATTAA
- the tkt gene encoding transketolase: MTQHADQLAINAIRTLSIDAIEKANSGHPGLPMGAAPMAYTLWTKQLRHNPANPKWYNRDRFVLSAGHGSMLLYSLLHLGGYGLPMEEIQNFRQWDSLTPGHPEYGHTVGVEATTGPLGQGIAMTVGMAMAERHLAATYNKPGHDIVDHYTFALCGDGDLMEGVAAEAISLAGHLQLEKLIVLYDSNDISLDGDLEKSFSENVQKRFESYGWNYLKVADGTDVSEINTAIEEAKKSTGKPTLIEVKTVIGFGSPNKSGKSDSHGAPLGTDEVVLTKAAYEWAHEPFQIPAEVYDTFNAATVEQGAQPEAAWNEKFEAYKTEFPELAAQFENAMNGNLPEDFASELPVYEVGKSVATRSSSGDAINAIAKKTPSFFGGSADLAGSNKTTMKGAGDFSAENYAGRNIWFGVREFAMGAAMNGMALHGGVNVFGGTFFVFSDYVRPAIRLSALMGLPVTYVFTHDSIAVGEDGPTHEPIEHLASLRAMPNLSVVRPADANESAVAWELAVASEKTPTVLVLSRQNLPVLNASIDTVREGVAKGAYTVSPASKEVADALLIATGSEVSLAIDAQKALKAEGVDVAVVSMPSMDRFEKQDAAYKESVLPKAVTKRLAIEMGSSFGWHKYTGFEGDVLAIDKFGASAPGELVMEKYGFTVENVVAKVKAL, translated from the coding sequence ATGACTCAACATGCGGATCAACTAGCGATTAATGCTATCCGAACATTGTCAATCGATGCGATTGAAAAAGCAAATTCAGGTCACCCAGGATTACCAATGGGGGCAGCGCCAATGGCTTATACGCTTTGGACAAAACAACTTCGCCACAATCCGGCAAATCCAAAATGGTATAACCGCGATCGTTTCGTACTTTCTGCAGGTCATGGCTCAATGCTTTTATACAGCCTACTTCACCTTGGTGGTTACGGCTTACCAATGGAAGAAATTCAAAACTTCCGTCAATGGGATTCATTAACACCAGGACATCCAGAATATGGTCATACAGTTGGGGTAGAGGCAACAACAGGTCCTCTAGGCCAAGGTATTGCCATGACAGTTGGTATGGCAATGGCTGAGCGCCATTTAGCAGCTACTTACAATAAGCCAGGTCATGATATCGTCGATCACTACACATTTGCACTTTGCGGCGACGGCGACTTAATGGAAGGTGTTGCAGCTGAAGCTATTTCTTTAGCTGGTCACTTACAGCTTGAAAAATTAATAGTGCTGTACGATTCAAATGATATTTCATTAGATGGTGATTTAGAAAAATCATTCTCAGAAAACGTGCAAAAACGCTTTGAATCATATGGCTGGAACTACTTAAAAGTAGCAGATGGTACAGATGTATCAGAGATTAACACCGCTATTGAAGAAGCAAAAAAATCAACAGGCAAGCCAACACTTATTGAAGTAAAAACAGTTATCGGTTTTGGCTCACCAAATAAATCAGGTAAATCAGATTCACATGGTGCGCCACTTGGAACTGATGAAGTAGTCTTAACGAAGGCGGCATATGAATGGGCACATGAGCCATTCCAAATTCCTGCTGAAGTGTATGACACATTTAACGCAGCAACAGTAGAGCAAGGAGCTCAACCAGAAGCTGCTTGGAACGAAAAATTCGAAGCGTATAAAACTGAGTTCCCAGAATTAGCGGCACAATTCGAGAATGCCATGAACGGTAATTTACCAGAAGATTTTGCATCAGAATTACCAGTATATGAAGTTGGTAAATCTGTCGCAACTCGTTCTTCTTCAGGTGATGCAATCAATGCTATCGCTAAGAAAACACCTTCATTCTTCGGTGGTTCAGCTGACCTTGCTGGCTCAAATAAAACGACTATGAAGGGCGCTGGCGACTTCTCAGCCGAAAACTACGCTGGCCGTAATATTTGGTTTGGTGTACGTGAATTCGCAATGGGCGCAGCTATGAACGGTATGGCACTACATGGTGGTGTGAATGTCTTTGGCGGTACGTTCTTCGTATTCTCTGATTATGTTCGTCCTGCAATACGACTTTCTGCGTTAATGGGTCTACCTGTGACATATGTATTCACACATGATTCTATTGCTGTGGGTGAAGATGGTCCAACACATGAACCAATCGAGCACTTAGCATCATTACGCGCAATGCCAAACCTATCTGTAGTTCGCCCAGCAGATGCTAACGAGTCTGCGGTTGCTTGGGAGCTTGCAGTAGCATCTGAAAAAACACCTACTGTTTTAGTGTTATCTCGTCAAAACTTACCAGTGCTTAACGCATCGATTGATACAGTACGCGAGGGTGTGGCAAAAGGTGCATACACAGTATCTCCAGCTTCTAAAGAAGTCGCTGATGCACTTCTAATTGCAACTGGTTCAGAAGTTTCTCTTGCAATTGACGCACAAAAAGCGTTAAAAGCTGAAGGCGTAGATGTAGCAGTTGTGTCGATGCCATCAATGGATCGCTTCGAAAAACAAGATGCAGCATACAAAGAATCTGTTCTGCCAAAAGCAGTGACAAAACGTCTTGCTATCGAAATGGGTTCTTCATTTGGCTGGCACAAATACACAGGCTTCGAGGGTGATGTACTTGCAATCGACAAGTTCGGCGCATCTGCACCTGGTGAGTTAGTGATGGAGAAATACGGATTTACAGTCGAAAATGTTGTAGCTAAAGTTAAAGCGCTATAA
- a CDS encoding HAD family hydrolase translates to MKKYSVVLFDLDGTLSDPKIGITKSVQYALEKIDIVERDLDKLETFIGPPLQVSFKEIYGLDDDLINQAITYYRERFTDKGMFENQLYQHITTLLEHLKKRGYRLAVATSKPTVFAEQILNHFNLAQFFELIVGSNLDGTRSAKGDIIADVLAYFSEFNEDQFIMVGDRKYDLIGANENHIDSIGVTYGYGCHAELVDAKATYIVHSVNELKEILT, encoded by the coding sequence ATGAAAAAGTATAGCGTTGTTTTATTTGATTTAGATGGAACGTTATCGGATCCTAAAATAGGCATAACGAAGTCTGTTCAATATGCGTTGGAGAAGATTGATATTGTTGAAAGGGATTTAGATAAGCTTGAAACTTTTATTGGTCCTCCATTGCAAGTATCATTTAAGGAGATTTATGGTTTGGATGATGATTTAATAAATCAAGCAATTACATATTATCGTGAACGTTTTACAGACAAAGGGATGTTTGAGAATCAACTTTATCAACATATAACGACGTTACTCGAACATTTAAAGAAGCGGGGGTATAGATTAGCAGTAGCTACTTCTAAGCCAACTGTATTTGCCGAACAAATATTAAATCACTTTAACCTTGCGCAATTCTTTGAATTAATCGTTGGCAGTAATTTAGATGGTACGCGATCAGCAAAAGGAGACATCATTGCTGATGTACTAGCGTATTTTAGTGAATTTAATGAAGACCAATTTATTATGGTTGGAGACCGTAAATACGATTTGATTGGGGCGAATGAAAACCATATCGATTCTATTGGTGTTACTTATGGTTATGGCTGTCACGCAGAATTGGTGGATGCAAAAGCAACTTATATTGTTCATAGTGTGAATGAGTTAAAAGAAATCCTCACTTAA
- a CDS encoding response regulator transcription factor gives MIQVLIVDDHEMVRIGVSAYLSAQPDITVVGEAENGAEAVERALALRPDIILMDNVMPVMTGAEATVKILEAWPEAKIMMVTSFLDDDKVYPALEAGAVSYILKTSNAKQIADAIRKTIGGETVLEPEVTSKMMHRMRHGTNTPLYEQLTDREMEVLLLMAKGKANQEIADDLYIALKTVKTHVSNILAKLDVQDRTQAVVYAFQNGLAK, from the coding sequence TTGATTCAAGTATTAATAGTGGATGACCACGAGATGGTACGCATAGGCGTGTCTGCCTACCTGTCTGCACAGCCCGACATTACTGTTGTTGGTGAAGCCGAAAATGGTGCGGAGGCTGTAGAACGAGCCCTCGCCCTGCGTCCGGACATTATTCTAATGGACAATGTCATGCCTGTTATGACTGGCGCTGAGGCGACTGTTAAAATTTTAGAAGCATGGCCAGAGGCGAAAATTATGATGGTCACAAGCTTTTTAGATGATGACAAAGTCTATCCTGCACTAGAGGCTGGTGCTGTTAGCTATATTTTAAAAACATCGAACGCCAAACAAATTGCCGACGCTATCCGTAAAACAATTGGCGGTGAAACGGTATTGGAGCCAGAAGTAACTTCTAAAATGATGCATCGTATGCGTCACGGTACAAACACACCACTCTATGAGCAGCTAACCGACCGTGAAATGGAAGTATTATTGCTGATGGCGAAAGGCAAAGCAAACCAGGAGATTGCTGATGACTTATACATTGCTTTAAAAACTGTCAAAACACATGTCAGCAATATCTTAGCTAAGCTGGATGTACAGGATCGCACACAAGCTGTTGTCTATGCATTCCAAAATGGTTTAGCTAAGTAA
- a CDS encoding sensor histidine kinase gives MIAFLSRVFTLFFILIGAAFGLLFALWGEPNEKVWQPLWQQNYDNIPLGGVIVLSLFALSLLFASWISMTARAREAQATRFVKELVEPDFMLPKKQALPKPLKKALVQTSELIDTQRKSLQRLSNERAEANDKIIQERIIAERQRLARELHDSVSQQLFAASMLLSALTESDENAKSLKQVEKVVQQAQLEMRALLLHLRPVALHNKTLAQGLEELIIELQQKVYFHIEYDLEEMALTKAEEDHLFRIAQEALSNTLRHSKATEVELLLVARDDLAILRIQDNGLGFDVETDKSTSYGLQNIAERAVEIGCTFKIVSVPGEGTIVEVKVPLHKEVVEVDSSINSG, from the coding sequence ATGATTGCCTTTCTTTCAAGAGTATTTACCTTGTTCTTCATTTTGATTGGTGCTGCATTCGGCCTCCTTTTTGCTTTGTGGGGCGAACCAAACGAGAAAGTTTGGCAACCTCTCTGGCAACAAAATTATGATAATATTCCGTTAGGTGGCGTTATTGTACTTAGTCTATTTGCACTTAGTCTACTGTTTGCTAGCTGGATTAGTATGACGGCTAGGGCACGAGAGGCGCAAGCAACCCGTTTTGTAAAGGAATTAGTCGAGCCGGATTTTATGCTACCGAAAAAACAGGCACTCCCGAAGCCTCTGAAAAAGGCACTCGTACAAACAAGCGAGCTAATCGATACACAGCGAAAAAGCTTACAGCGTCTTTCCAATGAACGAGCTGAAGCCAATGATAAAATTATACAAGAACGCATTATTGCCGAGCGTCAACGTCTTGCGCGCGAGCTCCATGATTCAGTTTCCCAACAATTATTCGCTGCTTCGATGTTGCTCTCGGCTTTAACGGAAAGTGATGAAAACGCAAAAAGTCTAAAGCAGGTTGAAAAAGTCGTGCAGCAAGCCCAGCTTGAAATGCGCGCCTTACTGCTACACTTACGGCCTGTTGCGCTGCATAATAAAACCCTTGCACAAGGCTTAGAGGAACTAATTATCGAGTTACAGCAAAAGGTATATTTCCATATTGAGTACGATCTAGAGGAAATGGCTTTAACTAAAGCAGAAGAAGATCATTTATTCCGCATTGCTCAGGAAGCTCTATCGAATACATTGCGCCATTCAAAGGCCACTGAGGTTGAATTATTACTCGTAGCTCGAGACGATTTAGCCATTTTACGTATTCAAGATAATGGGCTCGGCTTTGATGTTGAAACTGATAAGTCTACTTCCTACGGCCTACAAAATATTGCGGAACGTGCTGTTGAGATTGGTTGTACGTTCAAAATTGTTTCTGTACCTGGAGAAGGTACGATTGTGGAGGTAAAAGTCCCACTGCACAAGGAGGTTGTTGAAGTTGATTCAAGTATTAATAGTGGATGA
- the liaF gene encoding cell wall-active antibiotics response protein LiaF, with translation MQNFTTNKLTFWVLCFFLLVFVELTIFNNGGAFCLLIGAVLLYLSFSKNVRFFKWTGIFFIAIALFTMWSLRLFIVLLLLYMLYHYLQKENEPKVVTLEFEKLPVNKNDLFGTMPAPVEAYKWQDVQIQRLAGDITIDTTQTILPAGSSLITIRQGIGKVQVYIPYEIPFRLHYTTLFGELTCLHTGPQRLLNESVVFSDGNPEDAKRTLTIHVATWLGDLEVLRK, from the coding sequence TTGCAAAATTTCACAACAAATAAACTCACATTTTGGGTACTATGCTTCTTTTTACTCGTTTTTGTGGAGCTCACGATCTTTAATAATGGTGGTGCTTTTTGTTTATTGATTGGGGCTGTACTACTTTATTTAAGCTTTTCAAAAAATGTACGATTTTTCAAATGGACAGGAATTTTCTTTATTGCAATTGCACTCTTTACAATGTGGAGTTTGCGCCTTTTTATCGTCTTACTGCTCTTATACATGCTGTATCATTATTTGCAAAAAGAAAACGAACCGAAAGTCGTAACATTAGAATTTGAAAAACTTCCAGTAAACAAAAATGACCTATTTGGCACAATGCCTGCACCTGTAGAAGCCTATAAATGGCAGGATGTACAAATCCAACGACTTGCAGGTGACATTACAATTGATACGACCCAAACAATTTTACCAGCTGGCAGCAGTCTGATTACTATTCGACAAGGCATCGGCAAAGTACAAGTTTATATCCCTTATGAAATTCCATTTCGTTTACATTATACGACGTTGTTTGGTGAGTTAACATGCTTGCATACTGGTCCCCAGCGGCTCCTAAATGAAAGTGTTGTTTTCTCAGATGGAAACCCAGAGGATGCGAAGCGTACACTCACTATTCATGTTGCTACATGGCTAGGGGATTTGGAGGTGTTGCGAAAATGA
- a CDS encoding alpha/beta hydrolase family protein — MLLFIIVLLSYRFYVQQQIKKESAELIQNGGISELKEINVDGDKHYILVEEKDKEKPYCLFLHGGPGSPFPYGVSARSLYPEITENCIAVYYDQRGSGKSFNKELDIKTMNLPQFTEDANIIVDYIREH, encoded by the coding sequence ATGTTATTATTTATTATTGTTTTGTTGAGCTACCGTTTTTACGTACAGCAACAAATAAAAAAAGAAAGTGCTGAGTTAATTCAAAATGGCGGTATTAGCGAATTAAAAGAAATTAATGTCGATGGAGATAAGCACTATATTCTAGTTGAGGAAAAAGATAAAGAAAAACCATATTGTTTATTTCTTCATGGTGGACCAGGCTCCCCTTTCCCTTATGGTGTAAGCGCTCGGTCACTGTATCCTGAAATTACCGAGAATTGCATAGCAGTCTATTATGATCAAAGAGGCTCTGGTAAAAGTTTTAACAAAGAGTTAGATATAAAAACAATGAACCTTCCTCAATTCACCGAAGACGCTAATATTATAGTAGATTATATAAGAGAGCACTAA
- a CDS encoding PspA/IM30 family protein, with the protein MNLFQRFRYTIEADLHQAFDKKEQKNPIAMLNQYIREAEKQTEQTGKLLERQGQLKEKLEVEFKENAELLTKRETQLQLANTSGEQDLIDFATDEVVAYTARKNTLQTSIEASTREYFELERKFETMKHKIKDMKVRQLQLMGKENVTRAHHQMDGMLAKNNKANFEDLESYIDKLAFQIDKDHEVTTFEARLAALEKNATDANSPLLIESK; encoded by the coding sequence ATGAACTTATTCCAACGTTTTAGATATACAATTGAGGCAGATTTACATCAAGCATTTGATAAGAAGGAACAAAAAAATCCAATCGCGATGTTAAATCAATACATTCGTGAAGCTGAGAAACAAACAGAACAAACTGGCAAATTATTAGAACGTCAGGGTCAGCTAAAAGAAAAGCTAGAAGTGGAATTCAAGGAAAACGCAGAATTACTAACAAAACGTGAGACGCAGCTACAATTAGCAAACACAAGCGGCGAGCAAGATTTAATCGACTTCGCTACAGATGAAGTAGTAGCTTACACAGCACGTAAAAATACATTACAAACAAGCATTGAGGCAAGCACACGCGAGTACTTTGAGCTTGAACGTAAATTCGAAACAATGAAGCACAAAATTAAGGATATGAAAGTTCGTCAATTACAGCTAATGGGCAAAGAAAATGTGACAAGAGCGCATCATCAAATGGACGGCATGCTTGCCAAAAACAATAAGGCGAATTTCGAAGATTTAGAATCGTACATCGATAAGCTGGCATTCCAAATTGATAAAGATCATGAAGTCACTACTTTTGAGGCACGCCTTGCAGCACTCGAAAAAAATGCAACAGATGCTAACTCACCACTTCTAATTGAAAGCAAATAA
- a CDS encoding lmo0954 family membrane protein yields the protein MKKFLLLTGGIIAACVALALIGPLAGLLFSGLLVALGMHFYIGSKSTFGKIIWFTVGLIGVLSAVSNIPAMIGLAAIATIYVIYKKWNGEDVKIPTIEAKEEDPFTNFEKEWSNLTK from the coding sequence ATGAAAAAATTTCTTTTACTAACAGGTGGCATTATCGCAGCATGTGTCGCACTTGCCTTAATTGGACCATTGGCAGGTTTACTATTCTCAGGTTTATTGGTAGCACTTGGCATGCACTTCTACATCGGAAGCAAATCGACATTCGGCAAAATAATTTGGTTCACAGTAGGTCTGATTGGTGTCCTATCAGCAGTATCCAACATCCCAGCAATGATAGGTCTAGCAGCTATTGCCACTATCTATGTCATCTATAAAAAATGGAATGGCGAAGATGTAAAAATCCCAACTATTGAAGCCAAAGAAGAAGATCCATTTACTAACTTTGAAAAAGAATGGTCAAATTTAACAAAATAA
- the sirA gene encoding sporulation inhibitor of replication protein SirA, which produces MRTYSIYKIKEEHLTFIFGRERKLLEMMQGCEDANEKSLKELAYICETIRFDEIAAMLEAQLDSKYAHLEKARNALFLEHPIKGKMAIYLVERKICVYCEGSRMLDLDLFQMLAKMSERFIAFNKQENECGWLKPMKYTMH; this is translated from the coding sequence GTGAGAACCTATTCCATCTATAAAATAAAAGAAGAGCATTTAACGTTTATTTTCGGCAGAGAGCGTAAGTTGTTAGAAATGATGCAGGGCTGTGAAGATGCCAATGAGAAATCCTTAAAGGAACTCGCATATATATGTGAAACAATTCGCTTCGATGAAATTGCTGCGATGTTAGAAGCGCAGCTAGATTCAAAGTATGCGCATTTAGAAAAAGCTCGCAATGCTCTATTTTTAGAACATCCGATAAAAGGGAAAATGGCTATTTATTTGGTGGAACGTAAAATTTGTGTCTATTGTGAGGGATCACGCATGTTAGATTTGGATCTATTTCAAATGCTGGCAAAAATGAGTGAACGCTTTATTGCTTTTAATAAACAAGAGAATGAGTGCGGTTGGCTAAAGCCGATGAAGTATACAATGCACTAG
- a CDS encoding YneF family protein, whose product MATWIWIIIVIIALAAGAALGFYFARQAMMKYLKENPPINEQMIRMMMAQMGRTPSEKQVRQMMAQMNKVQK is encoded by the coding sequence ATGGCAACTTGGATTTGGATTATTATCGTAATTATTGCTTTAGCAGCAGGGGCAGCACTTGGTTTCTATTTCGCTCGTCAAGCTATGATGAAATATTTAAAAGAAAACCCACCAATTAACGAACAAATGATTCGTATGATGATGGCGCAAATGGGTCGTACTCCGTCTGAAAAGCAAGTACGTCAAATGATGGCACAAATGAATAAAGTCCAAAAATAA
- a CDS encoding S-ribosylhomocysteine lyase yields MQKEKTNVESFDLDHTKVIAPYVRLAGVKTGKNGDEVYKYDIRFKQPNKEHMDMPALHSLEHLSADRIRNYSDNIVDFSPMGCQTGFYVSLINHNDYEDLLNILEQTFIDVTKATAVPACNEVQCGWAASHSLEGAQALAQDFLAKRDEWHIVFAE; encoded by the coding sequence TTGCAAAAAGAAAAAACAAATGTAGAAAGTTTTGATCTTGATCATACGAAAGTAATAGCACCGTATGTCCGATTAGCGGGTGTAAAAACAGGGAAAAATGGCGATGAAGTGTACAAATACGATATTCGCTTTAAACAACCCAACAAGGAACATATGGACATGCCAGCTTTACATTCCTTAGAGCATTTATCAGCAGATCGTATCCGAAACTATTCAGATAATATCGTTGATTTCAGTCCAATGGGATGTCAAACAGGTTTCTATGTGTCATTAATAAATCATAATGATTATGAGGATTTATTAAATATTTTAGAACAAACATTTATAGATGTTACAAAAGCAACAGCAGTACCTGCGTGCAATGAAGTACAATGTGGCTGGGCAGCAAGCCATAGCCTTGAAGGTGCACAAGCTTTAGCACAAGATTTTTTAGCAAAACGAGATGAATGGCATATCGTTTTCGCCGAATAA
- a CDS encoding alpha/beta hydrolase, giving the protein MKKKMLLFSGITTTLAAAATGLFGFALSNKLMYIQQKDPEFIRERETSAKRFDEVWYNQNFKCELNIDSPNGYSIRGIMFQPLQTNNTIIICHGVTENKINSVKYARLFERLGYNSVIFDHRRHGDSGGKTTSYGYYEKNDLDAVVKTVKAMIGENAILGIHGESMGAATMLLYAGTVEDGADFYISDCAFSDFSMLLKQIAKTEFKYGSIIPIGFADFFVRLRDGYSFKSVTPAEAVTHIEKPVLFIHSIPDTFIPASMSLDLYHKKMGSKKLKLFDLGAHAQSFNENMAEYEELIHEFLESFIYQKIKHDSSSSNVIPFHF; this is encoded by the coding sequence ATGAAAAAGAAAATGCTTTTATTTTCAGGTATTACAACGACGCTTGCCGCTGCAGCAACAGGTCTGTTCGGCTTTGCGCTTTCCAATAAATTAATGTACATTCAGCAAAAAGATCCAGAATTTATTCGTGAACGTGAAACATCTGCCAAACGTTTCGACGAAGTCTGGTACAATCAAAATTTTAAATGCGAATTAAATATCGATTCACCCAATGGCTATTCCATTCGAGGCATTATGTTTCAGCCGCTGCAAACGAATAATACCATCATCATCTGCCATGGTGTTACGGAAAATAAAATTAACTCCGTCAAATATGCACGGCTTTTTGAACGACTTGGCTACAATTCCGTTATTTTCGACCACCGTAGACATGGGGACTCAGGTGGTAAAACTACGAGCTACGGCTACTATGAAAAAAACGACCTTGATGCGGTTGTCAAAACCGTTAAAGCAATGATCGGGGAAAATGCCATTCTAGGTATTCATGGTGAATCAATGGGTGCCGCAACCATGTTGCTATATGCAGGAACTGTAGAGGATGGTGCTGATTTTTACATTTCCGACTGTGCATTTTCAGATTTTTCGATGTTGCTTAAACAAATTGCCAAAACGGAATTTAAGTATGGTTCAATCATTCCAATTGGCTTTGCAGATTTTTTTGTACGCCTTCGTGATGGCTATTCGTTTAAAAGCGTTACTCCTGCAGAAGCCGTTACACATATTGAGAAGCCTGTACTCTTTATCCATAGTATTCCTGATACGTTTATTCCGGCTTCAATGTCATTGGATTTATATCATAAAAAGATGGGTTCAAAAAAATTAAAACTTTTTGATTTGGGGGCTCACGCGCAGTCCTTTAATGAAAATATGGCAGAATATGAGGAACTGATACATGAATTTTTAGAAAGTTTTATCTATCAAAAAATCAAACATGATTCTTCATCGTCTAATGTCATTCCATTTCACTTTTAA
- a CDS encoding acetyl-CoA C-acetyltransferase produces the protein MTNEVVIVSAVRTAIGSFQGTLKDVPATTLGSIVIKEALARAGVAGEQVDEVIMGNVLSAGLGQNPARQAAIAAGLPHQVPALTINKVCGSGLKAVHLAAQAILAGDADIIVAGGFENMSQAPYVLKNAREGFRMGDQKVVDTMIHDGLWCAFNDYHMGITAENLCDAYEISREEQDAFAARSQQRAEAAIVAGKFSDEIVAVEIPQRKGEPIIFDKDEFPRAGVTAEALSKLRPAFKKDGSVTAANASGINDGAAAVVVMSKDKAAALGIEPLAQISANASSGVDPSIMGTGPVTAVKKALAKANVSLTDIDLIEANEAFAAQSIAVDRDLGFNHDKLNVNGGAIALGHPIGASGARILVSLLHEMKKRDAKTGLATLCIGGGQGVATVVQRP, from the coding sequence ATGACAAACGAGGTAGTAATTGTAAGTGCCGTGCGCACTGCGATCGGTTCATTCCAGGGAACATTAAAGGATGTACCGGCAACAACTCTTGGTAGCATCGTTATTAAAGAGGCATTAGCACGTGCTGGCGTAGCAGGTGAGCAAGTCGATGAAGTTATTATGGGGAATGTTTTATCGGCGGGGCTTGGACAAAATCCAGCACGGCAAGCAGCTATTGCAGCGGGCTTACCACATCAAGTGCCTGCATTAACAATCAATAAAGTGTGTGGCTCGGGATTAAAGGCAGTCCATTTAGCTGCACAGGCAATTTTAGCTGGAGATGCGGATATCATCGTTGCAGGTGGCTTTGAAAACATGAGCCAAGCACCATATGTCCTAAAAAATGCACGTGAAGGCTTCCGTATGGGCGACCAGAAGGTGGTTGATACGATGATTCATGATGGCTTATGGTGTGCCTTCAATGACTATCATATGGGCATCACAGCAGAAAATTTATGTGACGCTTATGAGATTTCACGAGAGGAGCAGGATGCTTTTGCAGCACGTTCACAGCAACGCGCAGAAGCGGCGATTGTAGCAGGGAAATTTAGTGATGAAATCGTAGCCGTTGAAATTCCTCAACGCAAGGGTGAACCTATTATTTTTGACAAAGATGAATTCCCACGCGCAGGTGTTACAGCCGAGGCATTATCAAAACTACGTCCAGCTTTTAAAAAGGACGGTTCGGTGACAGCAGCAAATGCTTCTGGCATAAATGATGGCGCTGCAGCAGTTGTTGTTATGTCGAAAGACAAGGCAGCGGCGCTTGGTATTGAACCACTAGCACAAATTTCAGCGAATGCGAGTTCAGGTGTTGACCCTTCAATTATGGGAACAGGTCCTGTAACTGCAGTGAAAAAAGCATTGGCAAAAGCTAATGTATCACTAACAGATATAGATTTAATCGAAGCAAATGAAGCATTTGCAGCACAATCAATTGCTGTCGATCGCGACCTAGGCTTCAATCATGATAAACTAAATGTAAATGGGGGAGCAATTGCTCTTGGTCACCCGATTGGTGCGAGTGGTGCACGTATTTTAGTGTCACTTTTACATGAAATGAAAAAGCGCGATGCCAAAACGGGTCTTGCAACACTATGTATCGGTGGTGGACAAGGCGTAGCGACAGTTGTACAACGCCCATAA
- a CDS encoding YqkE family protein, giving the protein MGKKRKQQQRVDDSVTAGLPKQQAVTLADQLGGDVLAKLKAAKQDLTAKEQAAEEERQAKLVFERKQREKNKSFEELLNEYGDKGSKF; this is encoded by the coding sequence ATGGGAAAAAAACGAAAACAGCAACAACGAGTAGACGATAGCGTAACTGCTGGTTTACCAAAGCAGCAGGCAGTAACATTAGCCGATCAGCTTGGTGGTGATGTGCTTGCCAAGTTGAAAGCTGCAAAGCAAGATTTAACAGCGAAAGAGCAAGCAGCTGAGGAAGAACGCCAAGCTAAGCTAGTCTTCGAGCGTAAGCAACGTGAGAAAAATAAATCGTTTGAGGAATTACTAAACGAATACGGTGACAAAGGCTCAAAGTTCTAA